A section of the Bacillota bacterium genome encodes:
- a CDS encoding iron-sulfur cluster assembly scaffold protein, which translates to MYTDLLLDHFLNPRNVGELPDADGVGAVGSLECGDYLEIEIKVTDGKISDIKFEAYGCPAAIATTSATTELARNKTLTEAWAITDSDVMACLGGLPDPKIHCSLLGPAALKKAIEDYRSKKEAE; encoded by the coding sequence ATGTATACTGACTTATTGCTTGATCATTTCCTTAATCCACGCAATGTAGGGGAGTTGCCCGATGCTGATGGCGTAGGAGCGGTAGGTTCCCTGGAATGCGGTGATTATTTGGAAATTGAGATCAAAGTTACCGATGGGAAAATAAGCGACATAAAATTTGAGGCTTACGGATGTCCGGCGGCGATAGCAACTACCAGTGCAACTACGGAATTGGCCCGGAATAAAACCCTAACTGAAGCCTGGGCCATAACCGACAGCGATGTGATGGCCTGCCTCGGTGGCTTACCTGACCCCAAGATCCATTGTTCTTTACTTGGGCCTGCTGCTCTTAAAAAAGCGATAGAGGATTATAGATCAAAAAAAGAAGCAGAATGA